Sequence from the Pirellulales bacterium genome:
CTGTCCGTGGCCTGGGGATCGTGCAGAGTCATGATCAGGCGGGCAGCACGGGCGACCTCGATGGGGTTTTGGGCCTGGGGGTCGTCCCCCTTGGACGCGGTGACAATTTTTGTGACTTCTTCCAGGTCGGCATATTTTTTTAGATCAGCCTCGGTCCAGGCGGTTTTGCTTTGCTCGGCCAGTTGATTGTAGATTTGGGCCAAAAGTGCCCAGTCGGCATCGACCAGACCATCCCAGCCCGCGGCCAGCTTGGTCTTAAAGTCGGTCCATTTGGTTTTATCGGCTTCGTTTTTGGCGGCTTCAAATTCGGCGATGCGGGTGTCCAGCACGCGGTTAAAAGTTGGCTTGAGCAGTTCCAGTTGGCCCAGTTGTTGATCCGTGGGACGGCCCGGGGCCAAGGTCCCGACCCGCGCGGCGATCGCCGCGACGCGCAGCGAATTGAGTTTATCTAAAAACGCCTCATCCTTGACATCGGAACTAGTTATCTCGTTGACTCCCTCCAGACGCAGGCGAATCGCTTGTGCGTATTCGTAATCTGGCTTGCCATAAATCCGGCTATGCGGTGTGGCGGGATAAATACCGTGCGCGAACTTTTCCTTGTATTCCCAGGCCTTGATTCCCAAAAATACTCCGCCCAGTAACAACGTCAGCGCGGTCCACATTTTGGCTTGGTCGGCTTTGTTGGCCTTGGCGGCCTCTAGCCCCAGGACGATGGTCACGCTGGAGCAGATCAGCACAAAGGTGTTAAACGCGCCGATCGGTTCGCTAAGATGCACATCGTGCGGATAGGGCCAGACGGGAGCGCCAAAGCGGATCACGATGTACACGCCGATGAGCGCGGCAAAAAACATGATCTCGGTCGAGAGAAACAGCCAGACGATAAGCTTGCTGCGGGTCAGCGGCAACGCCGGCTGATACTGCAATTGCAAATGCCCCGCATGTCCATGCGAATCATGATCAAGGGCGTGGGAAGCGCTGCTAGCGTGTGATGCGGCCATAATACAAGTGCGAAAATGAAAAAACTGCGCGCCGGGAATAAGGGTGACAAAGTTTCCTGTGACAAGCTGGCAAAAAAACTAATACAAGGGAGTTGCCAACAGTAGCAACAGCCATGCGGGCAAGATCACCAGCGATCCGCGTAACAACCGTCGAGCATTGTGATCAGTAGTCTCACGAAAAAAACAATATGATAACCAAAGGTAAGCCAGCCCGATCGCCACGGCGGGAACCAGGTAAATTGCCCCCGCTGATAAAAACGGAGCACTCGCCAGCGGCACAAAAAAGACCGCTGTCTGTAAGGCCAGCACCCCGGCGCTGTGGCCGGTGGGATCGACGACGGTCAGCATTTGCATCCCTACCCGGGTATAATCCCGTCGATACAGCCAGGCAATGGCCATGAAATGGGGAAACTGCCAAATATAAAGGACCAAAAAGAGCGTCCAGAGCCGTAACTCGGCGGTAAATAACGTTCCCGTGTGGCCCACGGCGGCCCAGCCGATCAACACTGGCAAGGCCCCCGCCACCGCGCCAATCGCGGTATTGCTGGTGGAGTGGCGTTTGAGCGGGGTGTAAAGCGCCACATACGACAGCCAGGTCAAAAAACCCAATGCCGCCGCCAACAGCGTTGTTCCCGCGGCCAATATGGCCAGTCCCGCCAATAAAGTTACCCAGCCAAACAGCAGTGCCGCGGCGGGGCTGATGATTCCCGCGGGGAGGGGGCGTCGCGAGGTGCGCGGCATGCGCGCGTCCAGATCGCGCTCGAGCCACATGTTAAAGCTACTAGCGCTGGCCGCCACCAACCCCGTACCAATGATGCAGGCCCACCAGAGCGACCAGGAAAATTGCCCCCAACTGGCCAGATAAACCGCCGCGGCGGTGACGACTAATTCCAGGATCGCGATCCGGGGCTTGGTCAATTCAACATAAGCGGCCGCCACCGCGGGCCAGGAATGCCCCACGGCGATCCCGGGAAGGGGTGGATGGGCGGGAAGTGCCGATGATGCATAAATGCCGCCCGGCAAGGGAGCATGACCGTAGGCGCCAGCCAGGGCCTCCGCCGCCGGTTGGTCCGCCTGTTCAATTGTTGGCATGCAGCCCACACTCATGCGGCACCTGTCAGCAAAGGGGTGGCGGTGTGCGTGCTAGTCGGGGACACACCCGTGGTCAGGGAAAATTCAGGATGAGTTGAGGCATGATCAGCGGAGGGAGAATGATTTATGTCCGTCGCCGCGGTCTGGTT
This genomic interval carries:
- the cyoE gene encoding heme o synthase, which codes for MPTIEQADQPAAEALAGAYGHAPLPGGIYASSALPAHPPLPGIAVGHSWPAVAAAYVELTKPRIAILELVVTAAAVYLASWGQFSWSLWWACIIGTGLVAASASSFNMWLERDLDARMPRTSRRPLPAGIISPAAALLFGWVTLLAGLAILAAGTTLLAAALGFLTWLSYVALYTPLKRHSTSNTAIGAVAGALPVLIGWAAVGHTGTLFTAELRLWTLFLVLYIWQFPHFMAIAWLYRRDYTRVGMQMLTVVDPTGHSAGVLALQTAVFFVPLASAPFLSAGAIYLVPAVAIGLAYLWLSYCFFRETTDHNARRLLRGSLVILPAWLLLLLATPLY
- a CDS encoding cytochrome c oxidase subunit 3, with protein sequence MAASHASSASHALDHDSHGHAGHLQLQYQPALPLTRSKLIVWLFLSTEIMFFAALIGVYIVIRFGAPVWPYPHDVHLSEPIGAFNTFVLICSSVTIVLGLEAAKANKADQAKMWTALTLLLGGVFLGIKAWEYKEKFAHGIYPATPHSRIYGKPDYEYAQAIRLRLEGVNEITSSDVKDEAFLDKLNSLRVAAIAARVGTLAPGRPTDQQLGQLELLKPTFNRVLDTRIAEFEAAKNEADKTKWTDFKTKLAAGWDGLVDADWALLAQIYNQLAEQSKTAWTEADLKKYADLEEVTKIVTASKGDDPQAQNPIEVARAARLIMTLHDPQATDSDHGHHVGLNDHFSWLKLPILIPGGNMWASTYFLLTGFHAIHVIVGLIVFAYMLTVRLDRSNAHLVENTGLYWHFVDLVWIFLFPLLYLF